TCTCCAGCCGGGCCCGGGCCTGCCTGAGCCGGGTCTCCACGGTCCGCGTGGGCGCCGCGTCCAGCGCGCTGATCAGCTCGCCCGGCGCCGAGGCCAGCAGGCCCGCCAGGAAACCGGCGTTCGGGTCGTTCGGATCGACCAGCGGGAACGGCAGGGCGAGGGCGGTGGCGGGGGTGTCGACGGGCCTGACGAGCGCGGGCGGGGGCAGGGCCGGGGCGGCGGGCGCGGACCTGCGCACCGGGCGTGCCCCGAGCCGGGACACGTCGCCGTCCAGGCGGGGGAACAGCTCCCGGTCCGTGACCCTCACTTCCGGCCCGAACAGGGTCGACAGGGCGGGCCGGGGCTGCCCGGTCTGCAGCGCGACCACCTCGCGGAGCACGCCCGTCAGCTGCTCGGCCATCTCCTGCGCGGAGGCGAACCGGCGGGCCGGGTCGGGGTCGGTGGCGCGCACCAGCAGCCGGTAGAAGGACTCGTAGCGGCGGAAGACGCCGACGGTGTCCGGGTCGGGCAGGGAGTCGGCGTACACGTTCGTGTAGCCCTGGAAGTCGAAGGTCAGCACCGCGAGCGTGCGGGCCACCGTGTACAGGTCGCTCGCCACCGAGGGGCCGACCTCGGCGACCTCCGGCGCCTGGTAGCCGACCGTGCCGTAGATCGCCGACTCGTCGTCGTCCATCCTCCGGACCGCGCCCATGTCGATCAGCTTGAGCTGGTCCTCGGTCTGGATGGCGTTGTCGACCTTGAAGTCGCAGTACAGCAGGTTGCGGCTGTGCAGGTGGCCGAGGGCCTCCAGGGCCTCGATGCCGTAGGCGCAGGCCTGCTCCACCGGCAGCGGATCGCGCCTGCCGTCCGGTGTCCGGCGGGCGTTGGCGATCTCCTTCAGGGACTTGCCGCCGACGTACTCCATCACGATGTAGCCGTCGAGGGAGCCGGTGCGCTGGTCCAGGTGCTCCACAAAGTTGTAGATCCGCACGATGTTGGCGTGCTCGATCTCCGCGAGGAAGCGCCGCTCGGAGATCGCGGCGGCCATCGCGTCCTGGTCGCCGGTGTCGAGCAGGCCCTTGAGCACCACCCAGCGGTCGGAGACGGCCCGGTCCACGGCGAGATAGATCCAGCCGAGACCGCCGTGCGCCAGACAGCCCGCGACCTCGTACTGGCCGTGCACCACGTCCCCGGCCTTCAGCTTCGGCACGAAGGAGTACGGATGCCCGCACTTGGTGCAGAAACCCTCCGTACGGCCCGGGCGGTTGCCGCGGGCCCGCCCCACCGGCGCCCCGCAGTCCGAGCGGGAGCAGAACCGCTTCCGCTCCGGCACCTCCGGGTTCTCCAGCACCATCGAGCGCGGGTCCGGCCGGGGCACCTGCGGCACATGCACCAGACCGGCGCCGAGCCGTCCGCGCGTCGACGCCCCCGACGACGAACCCGAGCTGCGCACCGACACCGAGCGTCCGCTGGACCGGCCGGACAGGGACCGCGAGAGCCGTCCGGACACCGAGCGGCGCGACTTCGACGACTGGGACGACGAACGCGAACCGCCGCTGTCCACCGCGCCCTTGGCCACCCCGGTGGGCGCCGAGCCGACCATGCCCCTCGCCGAGACCACGGGCGCGAGGCCGCAGGTGTCGCAGTACAGCTCGCCGCCGCCGACGTCCTCGTACGACCCCTCGCAGCCCGGCCGCTGACAGCTCTGCCCCGGCTGGCTCATGGCTGGTCCCCCTTACGGTCCTCGGGCGCGCTCGCGCCGAGCAGTTCGGCCGCCGCCTTCTGGTAGCGCAGCACGGCCTGTTCGGCCACCCGCAGGTCGCAGGGCGCGCTCCACAGCATCCGCCGGGCCGCGTCGTACCGCTCGACCAGCATCGGGTCCTCCGCCAGGCCGTGCCGGGCCACCTTCGCCTTGTAGGCGTCGAGCCGGCCGCGCAGCTCGGCGCGGACCGCGAGCGGGGCGGTGACGGCGGTCAACTGCTCACGCGCGCGCAGCAGTTCGTCCTCCGCCTTCTGCTCCAGGGACTCCAGCAGCGGGGAGAGGCGGTGCCACTGGCCCTGCCTGCGGTACTCGGCCGCCGTCGCCAGCTGCTCCTGGAGCACGGTCGGCGGGCCGCTGACCACCGGCACCTCGGTCGCCGCGATCTTCGCCAGCACCTCGCCGCGCGCCGCGCGGGCCTCGGCGAGGGTGCGGTCGGCGCGCGAGAGCAGGTCCCGCAGCCGGATCAGCCGCGCCTCCGCGTCCTGCCGGACCTGCAGCACGGCGTCGATCTCCCGGCGCACGTCCTCCAGGGCGCGCGCCTCACGGTCGTACACCGTGGTGTCCGGACGGCCGCCGCCGGGCGCCGAACTGCCCTCGGCCGGCACCCAGAAGGCCAGCGGGTCGGAGATCACCTCCGCGCGGAGCCTGGTGAGCGTGCGGGTGATCCGCTCCAGGTCGTCGCCGGCCGGGTGCTCGCCGGGGCGCACGCCGACGGAGTGCGCGAGCTTGCGGGTGCGCTGCAGTTCCGCGGCGAGTAAATCGATCCGCGCGGGCAGCGCCGACCACACCGCGTCGGCGGCGACGACCAGGTCCAGGCTCGTCGCGTACAGCTCGTTCATCCGGTCGACCAGGCCGGACAGCGTGAACGACTCGCTGAGCGTGCCGTCCCCGGCCACGGTGACGGACTCGCCGCGCAGCAGCTCGGTCAGCTCCGCCAGGTCCTCGCGGCTGGACCAGCGGCGCCGGGCGCGGATCTCCCGGGCGGTGCGCAGCGCGGCGGCGTAGGCGTCGAAGTACCCCCACAGCCGGGTGATCCGCGCCTCCGTGGCCTGCCAGCGTTCCCTGGTGACCCCGGTCAGTTCGGCGCCCTCGAGAAGTCTGCGGCCCGCGTGGTCCTGCAGCGCCAGCAGCGAGGTCTCGATCGCCTCGTGCTCCTGGCCGAGCCGCGCCAGCGCACGGTCCACCTCGTCCCGGTCCATCACCGGCCCGGCGGGGTCCGTGACGCCCATCGATCACCTCTCGCTGCTCGTCTGTTCCGGTCGTCTTCCCGGCGTCCCTCCGGGTCGGATGCGGCTCAGCCCGTCCGCAGGTACTGCGGCGCGGGCGGCTTGGACGCCGAGGAGTCCTTACCCAGTGTCGCCGACAGCCACTTGTCGTACGACGCCTGCCAGCCGCCGGCGCGGTAGCCCACCAGAATGCGATTGACCCGGCGTACCAGATCGGAGGCGTCCTTCTTCATCGCCACGCCGTAGTACTCGGTGGTGAACGCCCCGCCCTTCAGTTCGACCGTCGGGTCCTGCGCGGCCTGGCTGGCGGCGAGCGCGCCGTCGGTCACCACCGCGTCCACCTCGCCGAGTTGCAGCCTCACCAGGCAGTCCAGCTGGTTCGGGACGGTGGTGGAGATGTCGGCGGTGGCGGGCAGGGCGCCGCTCTTCCTGTCGGCGTCCAGCTTGGCGTACGCCGTCGAACCGGCCGCCGTGCAGATCCTCTGGTGCGCCAGTGTGCCGTTGTAGCCGGTGATGGACGACGACTTGGGGGCGAGGACCTGCTGCCCGGTCTTGAAGTAGGGCGCGGAGAACGCCACCTGGGACAGCCGGTCGCAGGTGATCGTCATGGTCCGCACCACCATGTCCACCCGGCCGTCCTGGATCGCGGAGATCCGCTGGCTGGTCGGGATCGCCTTGAACTGCACCGCGTCCGGGTCGCCGAGGATGTCCTGGGCTATCCGGTGCACCAGGTCGATGTCGAAGCCCTCCAGCTCCGCGCCGGGGGTGTTGGGGTTGCGGTAGCCCCAGTGGTAGCTGTTCTGGTCGACGCCGACGATCAGCTTGCGCCGGGCGCCGGTACGGGACTTGATCGCGTCGATCGTCGGCCCGTCGGCGCCGGACGGCGCCAGGGTCTGCTTCTGCGCCTCGGAGTCCGTGCAGTCGCTCGCGCGGGCCTGCACCCCCGCGGCGACGGCCTGCCCGGAGCGCTGCGGCCGGTGCGGGGCCTGCTGGGTGCACGGCAGCAGCAGCACGAGGCCCAGTGCGAGCGCGCACAGCACCGCCATCGCGCCGACGCCGCCCCAGCCCCGCAGGGAGGCTCGTACACGCGTCGCGTACATCGTCAGGCCTCCTGTCACCGGTACTCCGAAAGTCTGCGGCCGACCCCGGCCAGCGCGCCGGCCGCGCCGAGCACCGCGAGCACGGCCGCGCCGACCGGCAGCCCGGTCATGGCGTCCCGTCCGTCGCCGGCGGCCCGCGCGAACTCGTCCTGCTCGTGCCCGATCGCCTGGGCGAGGTTGCGGTCGACGCTGTCGAAGCACTCGCCGGTGGCGCCCTCGGCGCCGATGACCTTGTCCAGCGCCTGCTGGAAGTTGCCGTTCTCGTCCTCGGTGCGGGCGGCGGCGTGGCGCTGCTTCCACACTGCCATGTTGCCCTCTGCGGCCTTCACCGGCGTGGTGCCGCCCCGGTCGTCGGCGAGCTTCTCGGCGCGGGTCAGACCGTCGCCGAGCACGGTCATGTCCTTGTCGAAGTCGTAGTAGTACGCGTCGTACGTCCGCCCGCCGACCGTGACGGTCTCGGCGCCGCGCGCCACCAGGCTCAGGTTCTCGTTGCCGCGCGCCTTCAGGGAGGCGATCCGGGCGTCGTGCAGCACGGTCAGGGAGCGGATGCCGTGGTCGTAGGAGCCGTTCAGGTCCGAGCGGGCCACCATGTGCCCGACGACCAGCCACAGCAGGGCGATCGCGGTGGCGGCCGACGCGGCGACCAGGCCGTGGTTGAGGACGCGGTTGGTGCGCCGGTACATGCGGTGCTGGGCCCAGCCGAGCGCGGCGAGCGCGAGCACGCCGAGCGCGATGGCGAGCCACGGGTACGGCGTGGCGTCGCCGTAGTCGGCGTCGAGCCGCTGGTTCTCGGTGGTGTAGAGATCCTCCGCGGCCGGGAGCATCTCCTTCTGCATCTTCTCGTTGGCGTACCGCAGATACGCGCCGCCGACCGGGTACCCCTGCCGGTTGTACGTCCGCGCCCGCTCGATGAGCCCCTTGTACTCGGGCAGCAGCCGGTTCAGCCTCGCGATGGTGGCCTCGGACGCCGATCCCGGCTCGGCGTTGGCGGCGGCCGTGACGAGGCCCCCGGCGGCGGTCCGGATGTCCTTCTCGTACCGGTCCCGGGAGGCGGCCGTCTCCTGACCGCCCGCCAGGAAGGCGCTGGAGGCGGCCGTGTTGGCGTCGGCCAGCGAGCGGTAGATGTCGGCCGCGCCGGAGCTGAGCGGCTGGCTGCGGTGCAGCACGTCGTCGGCGGCGGCCGCCCGCTCACTGGCCTGCCAGGCGGTGACCGCGCCGAACACCACGACCAGCAGCGCCAGTACGGCCCCGATGATCCGCAGCCGGCCCGGCTCGGTGGTCGCCGCGGACCGCAGCCGGTCGACGCCCTCGGCGAACGCGGTCCGCCGGGCGGCCGGCGCGGGGGAGCCGGCCGGGACGGGGCGGCCGGGCTGCGCGGGGATGCCGGGGGCGGCGGGCAGGCCGGGACCCGCCGCCGGTGGTGCCGTACTGCTCTGCGGCGCGTGTGTCACTCGACCTCCCCCAGGGCCATTCGTCGCCGCTCAGTATCGCGGCACGCACCGGCCTCCGCACCGGCCTTCACTGGATCTTGATCGGATCGCAGTGTGCGCTGTCCTTGAAAACGCCCTGTGCACCTGTTCGGTTCCGCTGGGGCGGCTATCCCGTCCAGTACCCGCGCGCCCGCTCCTGCGCCTGCGTTCCCGCGCCCAGCCGGTCCAGGCCCAGCAGGGCCGCGCCGAGGACCGGGCTCGCCGTGACCACGCGGACGTCGGCCTTGGGGGCGCGGGCCGCCAGCAGGTCGCGGACGGCGTCGTCCAGCAGGGCGTGACCGGCCGTCAGGACGCTGCCGCCGAGCAGGACCGGCGTCTCCTCGTCGAGCAGGTCCAGGCGGGTCAGCGCCACCGTGGCCAGCACCGCGACCTCCTCCGCGAGCCGGGCCACGATCGAGCGGGCCACCGCATCGCCCCCGGCGGCCGTCGCGAACAGCACCGGGGTCAGCTCGTGCCGGCGGTCGTGGTCGATGTGCTCCAGGTGCAGCGCCTCGATGAGCGCGTACATGGTCGGCAGTCCGAAGTGCGCGGGCAGGTCGCGGCTGAGCGCGGTCGGCTCGCCCCGGCCGTCCTCCGCGCGCGCCGCGAACCACAGCGCCTCCTCCGCCAGCCCCCAGCCCCCGCCCCAGTCGCCGGAGATGCGGCCGATCGCCGGGAAGCGTGCGGTACGGCCGTCGGGGCGCATGCCGACGCAGTTGATGCCCGCCCCGCACACCACGGCCACACCGCGCGGCTCGGCGACGCCCGCCCGCAGGATCGCGAAGGTGTCGTTGCGCACGGTCACCGAGCCGCCCCAGCCGCGCGCCCGCAGCGCCGCCGCCAACTGCTCCTCCTCCACCGGCAGATCGGCGTTCGCCAGGCAGGCCGAGACATGGCTGACCGAGGCGACGCCCGCTGCGGCGAAGGCCCGCGCGACCGGGTCCGCCAGCGCGTCCAGCGCCGCCGCCACCCCCACCGCGGGCGGGCGGAAGCCGCCGCCGCGGGCCGTGGCCAGCACCTCCCCGGCGGCGGTGACCACGGCCACGTCGGTCTTGCTGTTGCCCGCGTCGATCGCGAGTACCCCCGCGGGAGAGGATGAGGTCAGGCCCACGCGAGGTGCTCCCGGTTGTGTGCGACGAGCTGGTCGGTGAGGTTCTCGGCGTAGGCGTACTGGCCGATCAGCGGGTGGGCGAGCAGGGCGCGGAAGACGCGGTCGCGGCCGCCGTGCAGCGCCGCCTGGAGCGCCAGGTCCTCGTACGCCGTCACGTTCGCGACCAGCCCGGCGAACAGGGGGTCCAGGTCCGGCACCGGCAGCGGGACCGGCCCGCAGGGGCCGACCGCGGCCTGGACCTCGATCACCGCGTCGTCCGGGAGGAAGGGCAGGGTGCCCTTGTTGACGGTGTTCACCACCTGGTACGGGCTGCCCGCCCCGCCCAGCAGCGCCGCCGCCAGGTCCACGGCCGCCTCCGAGTAGTAGGCCCCGCCCCGCTTGGCGAGCAGCGCCGGCTTCTCGTCCAGGGCCGGATCGCCGTACATCGTCAGCAGCTCCCGCTCCATCGCCGCCACTTCGGCGGCCCGGGACGGCTTGGTGCGCAGCTCCCGCACGACCTCGTCGTGGGCGTAGTAGTAGCGCAGGTAGTAGGAGGGGACCACGCCCAGCCGGTCCAGCAGCGGGCGCGGCAGGTGGAGGTCGCCGGCGATCGCGTCGCCGTGCTCGGCGAGCAGTTTCGGCAGGACGTTCTCGCCTTCCGGACCGCCGAGACGCACACCGGTCTCCCACGTCAGGTGGTTGAGGCCCACATGGTCCAGATGCACATCCGCCGGGGCGACACCGAGCAGGCCGGCGAACTTCCGCTGGAAGCCGATCGCCACGTTGCACAGGCCGACCGCCCGGTGCCCGGCCTGGAGCAGGGCGCGGGTGACGATGCCGACCGGGTTGGTGAAGTCGATGATCCAGGCACGGGGGTTGGCCCGGCGGACCCGTTCGGCGATGCCGAGGACGACCGGGACCGTGCGCAGCGCCTTGGCGAGGCCGCCCGCGCCGGTGGTCTCCTGCCCGACGCAGCCGCAGGTGAGCGGCCAGGTCTCGTCCTGCTCGCGGGCCGCCTGCCCGCCGACGCGCAGCTGGAGCAGCACGGCGTCGGCGCCGTCCACGGCCGCGTCCAGGTCGGCGGTGGTGACGATCCGGCCCGGATGGCCCTGCTTGGCGAGGATACGGCGCGCCAGGCCGCCCACCAGCTCCAGGCGTTCGGCGGCCGGGTCCACGAGGACGAGTTCCTCGACGGGCAGGGTGTCCCGCAGGCGCGCGAAGCCGTCGACGAGTTCGGGGGTGTAGGTCGAGCCTCCGCCGACCACGGTGAGTTTCACAGTCGGATCAACCCTTTACTCCGGTGAGGGTGACGCCCTCGACGAACGCCCGCTGGGCGAAGAAGAACACGAGGATCACGGGGGCCATGACCAGCACGGTCGCGGCCATCGTCAGGTTCCAGTCGGTGTGGTGGGCGCCCTTGAAGGACTCCAGGCCGTAGGACAGGGTCCAGGCGCCGGGGTTCTCGGACGCGTAGATCTGCGGGCCGAAGTAGTCGTTCCAGGCGTAGAAGAACTGGAAGAGGGCGACGGCGGCGATGCCCGGCCGGGCCATCGGCAGGACCACCTTCAGCAGGGTCCTCAGGTCCCCGCAGCCGTCCACCTTCGCCGCGTCCAGGTACTCGTTCGGGATGGTCATCAGGAACTGGCGCAGCAGGAAGATGGAGAACGCGTCCCCGAACGCCATCGGGATGATCAGCGGCCACAGCGTGCCGGACAGGTCCAGCTGCTTCGCCCAGAACAGGTACATCGGGATGATGACCACCTGCGGGGGCAGCATCATCATCGAGATCACCAGCATGAGCGACAGGTTGCGGCCCCGGAAGCGGAACTTGGCGAGCGCGTACGCCACCGGGATCGACGACGCCACGGTGAGCACGGTGCCCAGGCCCGCGTAGATCAGCGTGTTCTTCCACCAGGTCAGGAAGCCCGGAGTACGGAGCACGCTCTTGTAGTTGCCCCACTCCCAGGTGTGCGGGATCAGATCGCGGCTGAGCGCCTGGCTGTCGCTCATCAGCGAGGTCAGGAAGACGAACACGAAGGGCAGGGTGAAGAACAGCGCGGCGGCGACGCCGAGGGAGTGGACGGCGATCCACTCCAGCAGGGCCCGGCGCCGGGCGGTGCGCTCGGCGGGCGAGACCGGCGCCCGCAGTTCCACCGGTTTGTCCAGTACCTGGGTCATGGTCAGTCACCTGCCTGGACGAGACCGCCCCGGCGTCGCATCAGCAACCCGGTGAACCCCATCGACAGGGCGAACAGCACCAGCGCCACCACACAGGCCGAGCCGTAGTCGAAGCGCTGGAAGCCGAGGTTGTAGACGAGCTGGGGCAGGGTGAGCGTGGACTTGTCGGGGTAGCCGGGCTCGAACTGGGTGCCCGCGCCCTGGATCACCCCGGAGGCGACCTTCCCGGCGATCAGCGGCTGCGTGTAGTACTGCATGGTCTGGATCACGCCGGTGACGACCGCGAACATCACGATCGGGGAGATGTTCGGCAGCGTGACGTACCGGAACCGCTGCCAGACCGAGGCGCCGTCCAGCTCGGCCGCCTCGTACTGCTCGGCCGGCACGTCCAGCAGCGCGGCCATGAAGATCACCATGAGGTCGCCGATGCCCCACAGGGCCAGCAGGGTGAGGGCCGGCTTGGACCAGGCGGGGTCGTTGAACCAGCCCGGCGCCGGGATGCCCGCCTTCTCCAGGATCGAGTTCACCGGGCCGGTGCCGGGGTTGAGCAGGAAGGCGAAGGCCATGGTGGCCGCCACCGGCGGGGCGAGGTAGGGCAGGTAGAACAGGGTGCGGAAGACGCCCGTCCCCGTCTTGATCTTCGTGATGAGCAGGCCGATACCGAGCCCGAAGACGACCCGGAGGGTCACCATCACCAGCACCAGCCACAGGGTGTTGCGCAGGGCCGGCCAGAACAGCGGGTAGTGCTCGAAGACATAGGCCCAGTTCTTGCCCCCGCTCCACGTCGGCGGCTTGAAGCCGTCGTAGTGCATGAAGGAGAAATAGACCGTCGAGACCAGCGGGTACGCGAAGAACACCGCGAACCCGATCAGCCAGGGCGACATGAAGGCGAGAGTCCGCAGTGCCGACCGGCGGTGCCTGGACGCCAGAGTGACCGTGCTCATCGGCTACTTCGCCTGCGCGATGTCGGTGTCGATCTGTGCCGCCGTCTTCCTCAGGCCGGCCTTCAGGTCGGTGACCTTGCCGCTTTCGTAGTCGTAGCCGAACTGCTGGATCGTCACGAGGTACTGGCCGCCGTTGACGGAGGCGGGAGTCGTGGCGGAGTAGGGGTTGGCGGCGATGTCCAGGAAGGTCTTGAAACGCGGGTCGTACTTCAGCTTGGGGGATTTCAGCGCGGCCAGCGTGGAGGGGACGTTGTGGATGTCGTTGGCGAATCCGACCACCGCGTCCGTGTCCGTGCTGACGTACTTCACGAACTCCCAGGCCGCGTTCTGCTTGTGGCTGGTGGCGGCGATGCCCGCGATGGTGCCGGTGATGTAGCCCTTGCCGTACTGGTTCACCTGGTCGTCGGGCACGGGCAGCGGGGCGACCCCGATGCCGAACGCCGGCTTGGCCTGCTCGGCCATGCCGAGCCGCCACTCGCCGTCGAGCTGCATGGCGACCTGGCCGGTGTGGAAGGGGTGCTTGGGGCCCCATTCGTCGCCGAGGGTGGCCCGGAACCTCTCCAGCTTCTGGAATCCGCCGAGTTCGTCCACGAGCCGCTTCTGGAGTGCGAAGCCCTGCTGGAACGCCGGGTCCTTGGCGAGGTCGGACTTGCCGTCCTTGTCGAAGTACGTCGGCGAGAACTGCGCGAAGTAGTGCTCCGTGGTGGATTCCCAGCCGTGGTAGTCCGGCATGAATCCCAGCTGCTGGTAGCCGTCGCCCTGCGGAATCGTCAGCTTCTTGGCGTCGGCCTCGAACTCGGACCAGGTCTTCGGCGGACGCGCGATGCCGGCCTTCCGGAACGCGGTCTTGTTGTAGTAGAGCCCGTAGGCGTCACCGAGCAGCGGCACCGTGCAGCGGTTGCCGTCGAACTGGGTGTACTCGTTCATCGGCTTCGGGAACGTCTTCTCCGGGTCGATCCCCGCTTTCTTGAAGAAGGGGTTGAGGTCGACCAGCGCGCCCGAGGAGCAGAACTTGCCCACGTTGTTGGTGGTGAACGAGGAGATCACATCCGGCGCCTTGTCGCCGCCGGACCGCAGCGCCTGGTTGATCTTGTCGTCGGTCATGTTGCCGACGACGTTCACGTGGATGTTGGGGTGCGCCTTCTCGAAGCCGGCGACCAGGGACTTGACCGCCTTGACCTCGTTCGGCGCGCTCCAGGCGTGCCAGAAGTTGATCGTCGTGTCCTTCGAGGCGTCGTCCGTGGCACCGGAGCCGGGCTGCCCCGTGCAGGCGGAGGCGGCGAGCAGGACGGCGCAGGCGGTCAGGGCGAAAGCCGCTTTTCGGGCAGCTGAGGGTACGGCTTCGGGCATGGCGCGGTCTCCCAGCGGGACGGGGTGGGTGAGAGGGGGGCCTAGCGCGAGGTGTCGAAGACCTCGTCGCGGGTGGTGCCGAGCGCGGACTCCAGCGCGCCGCGCAGGACGGGGTGTTCGTGGACGTCGCCGACGACCAGCCGGGGGCGGGCCGCGGCCAGCTCCGCCAGCTCGGCCTGGACGAGGGCGCGCAGCACCTCGCCGCCGGCCGTCAGTGCGGTGCCGCTGAGGACGACGAGTTCGGGGTCGAGGACGGAGACGAGCGAGGCGAGACCGGTGGCGAGCCGGGTCGCGTAGGTGCGCAGCAGCTCCCGGTAGGGGCCGGTGGCGTGGTCGGCGGCGCGGGCGACGAGGGCGGCGGCCACGTCCGGGTACGGCCCCGACGGCACGTCCGCGATGCCGAGTTCCCGGGCCAGCTTCGGTACGGCCTGGGAGCCGGCCAGCTCCTGGTAGCCGCCGCTGTTGGCCTTGGTCACCTGCCGCACCAGGGGCGTGCCCGGCACCGGCAGGAAGCCGACCTCGCCGGCGCCGCCGGTCCAGCCCCGGTGCAGCCGGCCGCCGAGGACCAGGGCGGCTCCGAGCCCCTCCTGGTTCCACAGCAGCACGAAGTCGCCGTGGCCCCGGGCCGCCCCGAGCCGCTGTTCGGCGAGGGCGACGAGGTTGACGTCGTTCTCGTACTCCACCGGCATCGGCAGGGCGGCGGCGAGCTCGTCGAGCAGGCTGGGGGAGTGCCAGCCGGGCAGGTGGGAGGCGTAGCGCAGCCGGCCGGTGTTCGGGTCGAAGGCGCCCGGGGTGCCGATGACCAGCCGGTGCACGTCGGAGCGGGCGAGACCGGCGGCCTTGACGGCGCCGTCGAGGGCGTCGGTGACCTGCTGGACGACGGGCTGCGCCGGCCGCCGTCCCGGCGTGGGCAGTTCGAACTCGCCCACCGTGCGGCCGGTGATGTCGGCGACCGCGGCGCGGATGCGGGTGGGGGTGACGTCCAGCCCCGCGGCGTACGCGGCGCCGGGGTTGACCGCGTACAGCTGGGCGTTGGGGCCGGGGCGGCCCTCGCTGGTGCCGGTCACCCGGACCAGCCCGGCCGCCTCCAGGCGGGCCAGCAGCTGGGAGGCGGTCGGCTTGGACAGGCCGGTGAGCTTCCCGATCCGGGTGCGCGACAGCGGACCGTGCTCCAGCAGCAGGTCCAGGGCGGCGCGGTCGTTCATGGCGCGCAGCACGCGCGGGGTGCCCGGCGTACCGGCGGTTCCTGCCATGGGTCGACACCTGCCCTTCCAGCCGCCCAGCTTCTCAGCGCCCCGGCGGGAACGTCCAGTCTTGGATCACTGGCCGACCGGAGATCACTGTTAGGAAACTTTCCTATTGGCGTGGGAGGAACGTAAGCCCAGGACGAAGGGGGCGTCAAGAGACGACGGCGCCGAGGAGACGGAGTCGTTATCTCGGGGGCGCCGGGGCTCAGGCGTCGCGGAAGGGGGTGGTGTCGAGCGTGGGGTACGGCGCCGGGAGCGGGAGGGGCTCACCGAGGCTCACCTTGGTGTCGGTGGCGTAGTACGCCTCGGTGGGGTCGTCGCCGGGGGGATCGGGTCCGTGTAGCAGTGGGCCGACTTGGAGTGGCGGTCGATGAGGACGTGGACGGGGATGCCGGCGGCGGCGTAGGTGCGGAACTTGGGGCCGGTGTCGGTCTCGTGGTCGGTGGAGGTGACTTCGCCGACCAGGGCGAGCAGGTCCGCGGGGTACCAGCCGGGGTGTGCGGCGTTGTGGGACTCGTCCGTGGGGCCGGGCTTGTGGCGCAGTGCGTACAGGTCCGGGATGAGCAGGGCCGCCGTGCCGCCGGTGCCGTCGGTGAATCGGTAGCCGTTGCCCGTGCCGACGTGCGGGGTCTGGCGGGATCGCAGCTGGAGGAGCAGGCTCAGGACGGCTTCGTTGTGCCCGTTGCCAGGCGGGGACTACGGTACGAGGGCCCGGCCCTCGATGAACTCGGGGCGTACGGGCATGGGCGAGACGGCTTCGTACGCCGCGAGGAGCCGGACGGGCTCCATGCGGTCCATCGGGTCCGGCTCGGGAGGTCGGTCGGTGGGCATGGGCAGAACGATGGGGCACCCCGTGCGCGCCACGCGCCGGGATGCCCCACCTGTTCACTCGAACGAGTGTGCTGAACCGTTCCGTTACTTGGCCGGCGGTGCCGCTCGTCCCGGTGTGATGGGCGCCGTCGCCGCCACGCGGGGGGAGTCCGCGTCGGCGTACA
This genomic interval from Streptomyces sp. NBC_00557 contains the following:
- a CDS encoding N-acetylglucosamine kinase; this encodes MGLTSSSPAGVLAIDAGNSKTDVAVVTAAGEVLATARGGGFRPPAVGVAAALDALADPVARAFAAAGVASVSHVSACLANADLPVEEEQLAAALRARGWGGSVTVRNDTFAILRAGVAEPRGVAVVCGAGINCVGMRPDGRTARFPAIGRISGDWGGGWGLAEEALWFAARAEDGRGEPTALSRDLPAHFGLPTMYALIEALHLEHIDHDRRHELTPVLFATAAGGDAVARSIVARLAEEVAVLATVALTRLDLLDEETPVLLGGSVLTAGHALLDDAVRDLLAARAPKADVRVVTASPVLGAALLGLDRLGAGTQAQERARGYWTG
- a CDS encoding serine/threonine-protein kinase; its protein translation is MSQPGQSCQRPGCEGSYEDVGGGELYCDTCGLAPVVSARGMVGSAPTGVAKGAVDSGGSRSSSQSSKSRRSVSGRLSRSLSGRSSGRSVSVRSSGSSSGASTRGRLGAGLVHVPQVPRPDPRSMVLENPEVPERKRFCSRSDCGAPVGRARGNRPGRTEGFCTKCGHPYSFVPKLKAGDVVHGQYEVAGCLAHGGLGWIYLAVDRAVSDRWVVLKGLLDTGDQDAMAAAISERRFLAEIEHANIVRIYNFVEHLDQRTGSLDGYIVMEYVGGKSLKEIANARRTPDGRRDPLPVEQACAYGIEALEALGHLHSRNLLYCDFKVDNAIQTEDQLKLIDMGAVRRMDDDESAIYGTVGYQAPEVAEVGPSVASDLYTVARTLAVLTFDFQGYTNVYADSLPDPDTVGVFRRYESFYRLLVRATDPDPARRFASAQEMAEQLTGVLREVVALQTGQPRPALSTLFGPEVRVTDRELFPRLDGDVSRLGARPVRRSAPAAPALPPPALVRPVDTPATALALPFPLVDPNDPNAGFLAGLLASAPGELISALDAAPTRTVETRLRQARARLESGDHQAALMSLAQLEEERPDDWRVVWYRGVAALVTGDFEGAALAFDAVYDAFPGEAAPKLALGLCAEVLGQLDNAAEYYHLVWATDPSYVSAAFGLARVQLAAGNRQGAVRTLESVPESSIHYTAARVAAVRARLRQRMATPGDVAFLDDLTAAARQVEALDAYGLDPARREQLSAEVLGSALDWILSGGQGALPATGGRVLLGSGLDERGLRFGLERAYRTLARLAPGGEERIELVERANRYRPRTWV
- a CDS encoding carbohydrate ABC transporter permease — translated: MTQVLDKPVELRAPVSPAERTARRRALLEWIAVHSLGVAAALFFTLPFVFVFLTSLMSDSQALSRDLIPHTWEWGNYKSVLRTPGFLTWWKNTLIYAGLGTVLTVASSIPVAYALAKFRFRGRNLSLMLVISMMMLPPQVVIIPMYLFWAKQLDLSGTLWPLIIPMAFGDAFSIFLLRQFLMTIPNEYLDAAKVDGCGDLRTLLKVVLPMARPGIAAVALFQFFYAWNDYFGPQIYASENPGAWTLSYGLESFKGAHHTDWNLTMAATVLVMAPVILVFFFAQRAFVEGVTLTGVKG
- a CDS encoding glutamate ABC transporter substrate-binding protein, whose product is MYATRVRASLRGWGGVGAMAVLCALALGLVLLLPCTQQAPHRPQRSGQAVAAGVQARASDCTDSEAQKQTLAPSGADGPTIDAIKSRTGARRKLIVGVDQNSYHWGYRNPNTPGAELEGFDIDLVHRIAQDILGDPDAVQFKAIPTSQRISAIQDGRVDMVVRTMTITCDRLSQVAFSAPYFKTGQQVLAPKSSSITGYNGTLAHQRICTAAGSTAYAKLDADRKSGALPATADISTTVPNQLDCLVRLQLGEVDAVVTDGALAASQAAQDPTVELKGGAFTTEYYGVAMKKDASDLVRRVNRILVGYRAGGWQASYDKWLSATLGKDSSASKPPAPQYLRTG
- a CDS encoding 6-phospho-beta-glucosidase; the protein is MKLTVVGGGSTYTPELVDGFARLRDTLPVEELVLVDPAAERLELVGGLARRILAKQGHPGRIVTTADLDAAVDGADAVLLQLRVGGQAAREQDETWPLTCGCVGQETTGAGGLAKALRTVPVVLGIAERVRRANPRAWIIDFTNPVGIVTRALLQAGHRAVGLCNVAIGFQRKFAGLLGVAPADVHLDHVGLNHLTWETGVRLGGPEGENVLPKLLAEHGDAIAGDLHLPRPLLDRLGVVPSYYLRYYYAHDEVVRELRTKPSRAAEVAAMERELLTMYGDPALDEKPALLAKRGGAYYSEAAVDLAAALLGGAGSPYQVVNTVNKGTLPFLPDDAVIEVQAAVGPCGPVPLPVPDLDPLFAGLVANVTAYEDLALQAALHGGRDRVFRALLAHPLIGQYAYAENLTDQLVAHNREHLAWA